A single window of Aphidius gifuensis isolate YNYX2018 linkage group LG1, ASM1490517v1, whole genome shotgun sequence DNA harbors:
- the LOC122855152 gene encoding disabled homolog 2-interacting protein isoform X6 gives MAHFAGTGCVFKNHGKIGDAMFVELPRIRLDGGARTFRQYWGYETRPLAPPPTLIEEDEAGIEPETVSLRETNTASPIDCFLRKVRTLPGRSLKYQRHTIQPEMTCPLSRIIIDTTRQHLLPSELKSMSLPRGFPPLENTDNIKDTSYEKACRRGSAPATPVLGARPLDVTPNRIVNFFSKRSFRSNPLKRTKSVTKLERQKQRGSGGGLRGCRSHESLLCGQAVTAMDLAAVTPLHPSLLGRPHCFQVTPSTGAPKYFSCRSAHERDQWLHSLRKSVQPDAEQTRRTDNSLQIWLLEAKGVPPKKRYYCEVCLDSTLYARTTAKQKTELCFWGEHFDFHHLPIVNIIQVNLYREADRKKKRDKNVLIGSVSIPVKNVTSRYLTEKWYQVIGEKGILKDQPALRVKCRFQSVDILPVQIYTEFLNYLKNDYSVLCECLEPMIGVKAKEDISTALVAVMQCEKNASKFLADLVMMDIHRIDDERLTFRGNSLATKAMEAYLKLTGDRYLQETLGPVIRAAVEGGDCEVDPLKVSSPAALHKQQQNLRSAVEFAWGRILASHSLFPLELRECFRIFRERLAQLGRDDIADNLISASIFLRFLCPAILSPSLFNITHEYPNEKAARNLTLVAKSLQTLANFTRFQGKENFMEFMNDLLEREAKPMKNFLQLISTPLNNDSSINNSLEFDGYIDLGKQLSLLHALLSESLSTTMTNTSTTSSTSSSSSTSSSASSTTHQSSSLLPPIKLTDILDKITIALDQPGPSPVTTTTTSSSSSTITSATRRYQHHAHQNNIFRYNDPTINNSNTNLSISATSTLSGHDTINSNHNNPCILRENSDSVLQQTSSSTLYNSTTSLTKSPNVNGVRSATLPRNAYLPTTNGKLQLQITTSSSTIATIPATTATTTTATTNDDNYHPIESPAFVSRSPTPISRQQNRSALTNNRNNNNNNITNNNNSNTYKLTTSASLANVNNCREQNYQTTSPLRSESHSNLKDSNYNINKLNHCNNYDTTIIGQNNRKLISNNNHLNDDNYLPTTNFSIIRSGSKNHCNKDDNLNQHNYNNNITKTTVNANPINTTNLTLSINHHNQQGQQQQQINNNYNNLKINSNNNNTTTTTNGNLDEISDLLRYADDEVSEIKSQKGSQISISQLSNVASSGYQSFATYSQSSSPVDLTNNGNQHIINTAPLAFANPVYHMDNNNNNNNNINNNNNSNNNNNSNGVISGRRGSTSSDENRDVNNTIGGGGIEVIRGVDLSPSPTSIQNNIRNNNNNNNNNQRNGGQNQWRQQQNLTDQQQQQQQQQQQQQRIINEQNQNSTFTKLRRRLSLDSTRDLSDTSDDESCTTRRNKSRNHRTIDQYEVEIERLQNSVDRLRARLGAPDDGDINGNAPDTKMKNIITRLISVEEELRREQQKMSAALSYKQRVIDAQEQQIAALDAANTRLMSSNTRLLSALSILKQQYTTQPNNNNDSSTLLQNIADIGELKSSSC, from the exons atACATCGTATGAGAAAGCATGTAGAAGGGGCAGTGCACCAGCAACACCAGTTCTTGGAGCAAGGCCACTTGATGTTACACCAAACAGAATTGTt aattttttttcaaaacgaTCATTTCGTTCAAATCCCTTGAAAAGAACCAAGAGTGTAACAAAACTTGAACGACAAAAACAAcgtggtagtggtggtggtttACGAGGTTGTCGTTCACATGAATCATTATTGTGTGGTCAAGCTGTAACAGCAATGGATCTTGCTGCAGTTACACCATTGCATCCAAGTTTACTTGGACGACCTCATTGTTTTCAAGTAACACCAAGTACTGGTGCACCAAAATATTTTAGCTGTAGATCAGCACATGAACGTGATCAATGGTTACAcag tttacgTAAATCAGTACAACCAGATGCTGAACAAACACGTCGTACAGATAATTCATTACAAATATGGTTACTTGAAGCAAAAGGTGTACCACCAAAAAAACGTTATTATTGTGAAGTATGTCTTGATAGTACACTTTATGCACGTACAACAGCTAAACAAAAAACTGAATTATGTTTTTGGGGTGAACATTttgattttcatcatttaccaattgttaatataatacaagtaaatttatatcgTGAAGCtgatcgtaaaaaaaaacgtgataaaaatgtattaattggTTCAGTAAGTATACCAGTTAAAAATGTAACATCACGTTATTTAACTGAAAAATGGTATCAAGTTATTGGTGAAAAAGGTATATTAAAAGATCAACCAGCATTACGTGTTAAATGTCGTTTTCAATCAGTTGATATATTACCAGTACAAATATATacagaatttttaaattatttaaaaaatgattattccGTATTATGTGAATGTCTTGAACCAATGATTGGTGTTAAAGCTAAAGAAGATATATCAACAGCATTAGTTGCTGTTATGcaatgtgaaaaaaatgcatcaaaatttttagctgATCTTGTTATGATGGATATACATAGAATTGATGATGAAAGATTAACATTTCGTGGTAATTCATTAGCAACAAAAGCTATGGaagcatatttaaaattaactggTGATCGTTATTTACAAGAAACACTTGGTCCAGTTATACGTGCTGCTGTTGAAGGTGGTGATTGTGAAGTTGATCCACTTAAAGTATCATCACCAGCAGCATTacataaacaacaacaaaatttacgTTCAGCTGTTGAATTTGCATGGGGTAGAATATTAGCAAGTCATTCATTATTTCCACTTGAATTACGTGAATGTTTTCGTATATTTCGTGAACGTTTAGCACAATTAGGACGTGATGATATTgctgataatttaatatcagcatcaatatttttacgttttttatgTCCAGCAATATTAAGtccatcattatttaatataacacATGAATATCCAAATGAAAAAGCTGCTAGAAATTTAACACTTGTTGCTAAAAGTTTACAAACACTTGCTAATTTTACACGTTTTCAAggtaaagaaaattttatggaATTTATGAATGATTTATTAGAACGTGAAGCTAaaccaatgaaaaattttttacaattaattagtacaccattaaataatgattcatcaattaataattcactTGAATTTGATGGTTATATTGATTTGGgtaaacaattatcattattacatGCATTATTAAGTGAAagtttatcaacaacaatgacaaatacatcaacaacatcatcaacatcatcatcatcatcaacatcatcatcagcatcatcaacaacacatcaatcatcatcattattaccaccaattaaattaactgatatacttgataaaataacaattgcacTTGATCAACCAGGACCAAGTCcagtaacaacaacaacaacatcatcatcatcatcaacaataacatcagCAACACGAAGATATCAACATCATgcacatcaaaataatatttttcgttataatgatccaacaataaataatagtaatacaaatttatcaatatcagcAACATCAACATTAAGTGGTCATGATACAATTAATAGTAATCATAATAATCCTTGTATATTACGTGAAAATAGTGATAGTGTATTACAACAAACAAGTAGTAGTACACtttataattcaacaacaagtTTAACAAAATCACCAAACGTAAATGGTGTACGTTCAGCAACATTACCAAGAAATGCATATTTACCAACAACAAATGGAAAATTACAACTACAaataacaacatcatcatcaacaatagcAACGAtaccagcaacaacagcaacaacaactacagcaacaacaaatgatgataattatcatcCAATTGAATCACCAGCATTTGTATCACGTTCACCAACACCAATTTCACGTCAACAAAATCGTTCAGCATTGACTAACaatcgtaataataataacaataatattacaaataataacaatagtaatacttataaattaacaacaagtGCAAGTTTAGctaatgttaataattgtcgtgaacaaaattatcaaacaacAAGTCCATTACGTTCAGAAAGTCATAGTAATTTAAAAgattcaaattataatattaataaattaaatcattgtaataattatgatacaaCAATTATTGGACAAAATAATCGTAAATtaataagtaataataatcatttaaatgatgataattatttaccaaCAACAAATTTTAGTATAATACGTAGTGGTAGTAAAAATCATTGCAACaaagatgataatttaaatcagcacaattataataataatataacaaaaacaacagtTAATGCTAATccaataaatacaacaaatttaacattatcaataaatcatcataatcaacaaggacaacaacaacaacaaataaataataattataataatttaaaaataaatagtaataataataatacaacaacaacaacaaatggtAATCTTGATGAAATATCAGATTTATTAAGATATGCTGATGATGAAGTATCtgaaataaaatcacaaaaagGTTCACAAATATCAATATCACAATTAAGTAATGTTGCATCATCTGGTTATCAAAGTTTTGCAACATATAGCCAAAGTTCAAGTCCTGttgatttaacaaataatggtaatcaacatattattaatacagCACCACTTGCATTTGCAAATCCAGTATATCATatggataataataacaacaataataataatattaataacaacaataatagcaacaataataacaatagtaaTGGTGTTATTAGTGGTAGACGTGGTAGTACAAGCTCAGATGAAAATCGTGATGTTAATAATACTATTGGAGGTGGTGGTATTGAAGTTATAAGAGGTGTTGATCTTAGTCCATCACCAACatcaatacaaaataatattagaaataataataataataataataataatcaacgtAATGGTGGACAAAATCAATGGagacaacaacaaaatttaacagatcaacagcagcaacagcagcaacaacaacaacaacagcaaagaataattaatgaacaaaatcaaaattcaacatttactAAATTACGAAGAAGATTGTCACTTGATTCAACAAGAGATTTATCTGATACAAGTGATGATGAATCATGTACAAcaagaagaaataaatcaCGTAATCATCGAACAATTGAtcag TATGAAGTCGAAATCGAAAGATTACAAAATAGTGTGGATAGACTACGTGCACGTTTGGGTGCACCAGATGATGGAGATATTAATGGAAATGCACCAGATACTAAAATGAAGAATATAATCACcag GTTGATATCTGTGGAGGAGGAATTGCGAAGAGAACAACAAAAAATGTCGGCAGCATTGTCGTACAAACAGCGCGTGATAGATGCACAGGAACAACAGATTGCAGCATTGGATGCTGCAAATACACGTCTAATGTCATCAAACACAAGACTATTGTCTGCTTTGAGCATACTAAAGCAACAGTACACCACACAgccaaataataacaatgattctTCTACATTGTTACAAAATATTGCTGATATTGGTGAACTTAAAAGTtcatcctgttaa
- the LOC122855152 gene encoding disabled homolog 2-interacting protein isoform X8, with protein sequence MGHRKVWDTIFKRKKNNFCDDEESSGFENGRELKSMSLPRGFPPLENTDNIKDTSYEKACRRGSAPATPVLGARPLDVTPNRIVNFFSKRSFRSNPLKRTKSVTKLERQKQRGSGGGLRGCRSHESLLCGQAVTAMDLAAVTPLHPSLLGRPHCFQVTPSTGAPKYFSCRSAHERDQWLHSLRKSVQPDAEQTRRTDNSLQIWLLEAKGVPPKKRYYCEVCLDSTLYARTTAKQKTELCFWGEHFDFHHLPIVNIIQVNLYREADRKKKRDKNVLIGSVSIPVKNVTSRYLTEKWYQVIGEKGILKDQPALRVKCRFQSVDILPVQIYTEFLNYLKNDYSVLCECLEPMIGVKAKEDISTALVAVMQCEKNASKFLADLVMMDIHRIDDERLTFRGNSLATKAMEAYLKLTGDRYLQETLGPVIRAAVEGGDCEVDPLKVSSPAALHKQQQNLRSAVEFAWGRILASHSLFPLELRECFRIFRERLAQLGRDDIADNLISASIFLRFLCPAILSPSLFNITHEYPNEKAARNLTLVAKSLQTLANFTRFQGKENFMEFMNDLLEREAKPMKNFLQLISTPLNNDSSINNSLEFDGYIDLGKQLSLLHALLSESLSTTMTNTSTTSSTSSSSSTSSSASSTTHQSSSLLPPIKLTDILDKITIALDQPGPSPVTTTTTSSSSSTITSATRRYQHHAHQNNIFRYNDPTINNSNTNLSISATSTLSGHDTINSNHNNPCILRENSDSVLQQTSSSTLYNSTTSLTKSPNVNGVRSATLPRNAYLPTTNGKLQLQITTSSSTIATIPATTATTTTATTNDDNYHPIESPAFVSRSPTPISRQQNRSALTNNRNNNNNNITNNNNSNTYKLTTSASLANVNNCREQNYQTTSPLRSESHSNLKDSNYNINKLNHCNNYDTTIIGQNNRKLISNNNHLNDDNYLPTTNFSIIRSGSKNHCNKDDNLNQHNYNNNITKTTVNANPINTTNLTLSINHHNQQGQQQQQINNNYNNLKINSNNNNTTTTTNGNLDEISDLLRYADDEVSEIKSQKGSQISISQLSNVASSGYQSFATYSQSSSPVDLTNNGNQHIINTAPLAFANPVYHMDNNNNNNNNINNNNNSNNNNNSNGVISGRRGSTSSDENRDVNNTIGGGGIEVIRGVDLSPSPTSIQNNIRNNNNNNNNNQRNGGQNQWRQQQNLTDQQQQQQQQQQQQQRIINEQNQNSTFTKLRRRLSLDSTRDLSDTSDDESCTTRRNKSRNHRTIDQYEVEIERLQNSVDRLRARLGAPDDGDINGNAPDTKMKNIITRLISVEEELRREQQKMSAALSYKQRVIDAQEQQIAALDAANTRLMSSNTRLLSALSILKQQYTTQPNNNNDSSTLLQNIADIGELKSSSC encoded by the exons atACATCGTATGAGAAAGCATGTAGAAGGGGCAGTGCACCAGCAACACCAGTTCTTGGAGCAAGGCCACTTGATGTTACACCAAACAGAATTGTt aattttttttcaaaacgaTCATTTCGTTCAAATCCCTTGAAAAGAACCAAGAGTGTAACAAAACTTGAACGACAAAAACAAcgtggtagtggtggtggtttACGAGGTTGTCGTTCACATGAATCATTATTGTGTGGTCAAGCTGTAACAGCAATGGATCTTGCTGCAGTTACACCATTGCATCCAAGTTTACTTGGACGACCTCATTGTTTTCAAGTAACACCAAGTACTGGTGCACCAAAATATTTTAGCTGTAGATCAGCACATGAACGTGATCAATGGTTACAcag tttacgTAAATCAGTACAACCAGATGCTGAACAAACACGTCGTACAGATAATTCATTACAAATATGGTTACTTGAAGCAAAAGGTGTACCACCAAAAAAACGTTATTATTGTGAAGTATGTCTTGATAGTACACTTTATGCACGTACAACAGCTAAACAAAAAACTGAATTATGTTTTTGGGGTGAACATTttgattttcatcatttaccaattgttaatataatacaagtaaatttatatcgTGAAGCtgatcgtaaaaaaaaacgtgataaaaatgtattaattggTTCAGTAAGTATACCAGTTAAAAATGTAACATCACGTTATTTAACTGAAAAATGGTATCAAGTTATTGGTGAAAAAGGTATATTAAAAGATCAACCAGCATTACGTGTTAAATGTCGTTTTCAATCAGTTGATATATTACCAGTACAAATATATacagaatttttaaattatttaaaaaatgattattccGTATTATGTGAATGTCTTGAACCAATGATTGGTGTTAAAGCTAAAGAAGATATATCAACAGCATTAGTTGCTGTTATGcaatgtgaaaaaaatgcatcaaaatttttagctgATCTTGTTATGATGGATATACATAGAATTGATGATGAAAGATTAACATTTCGTGGTAATTCATTAGCAACAAAAGCTATGGaagcatatttaaaattaactggTGATCGTTATTTACAAGAAACACTTGGTCCAGTTATACGTGCTGCTGTTGAAGGTGGTGATTGTGAAGTTGATCCACTTAAAGTATCATCACCAGCAGCATTacataaacaacaacaaaatttacgTTCAGCTGTTGAATTTGCATGGGGTAGAATATTAGCAAGTCATTCATTATTTCCACTTGAATTACGTGAATGTTTTCGTATATTTCGTGAACGTTTAGCACAATTAGGACGTGATGATATTgctgataatttaatatcagcatcaatatttttacgttttttatgTCCAGCAATATTAAGtccatcattatttaatataacacATGAATATCCAAATGAAAAAGCTGCTAGAAATTTAACACTTGTTGCTAAAAGTTTACAAACACTTGCTAATTTTACACGTTTTCAAggtaaagaaaattttatggaATTTATGAATGATTTATTAGAACGTGAAGCTAaaccaatgaaaaattttttacaattaattagtacaccattaaataatgattcatcaattaataattcactTGAATTTGATGGTTATATTGATTTGGgtaaacaattatcattattacatGCATTATTAAGTGAAagtttatcaacaacaatgacaaatacatcaacaacatcatcaacatcatcatcatcatcaacatcatcatcagcatcatcaacaacacatcaatcatcatcattattaccaccaattaaattaactgatatacttgataaaataacaattgcacTTGATCAACCAGGACCAAGTCcagtaacaacaacaacaacatcatcatcatcatcaacaataacatcagCAACACGAAGATATCAACATCATgcacatcaaaataatatttttcgttataatgatccaacaataaataatagtaatacaaatttatcaatatcagcAACATCAACATTAAGTGGTCATGATACAATTAATAGTAATCATAATAATCCTTGTATATTACGTGAAAATAGTGATAGTGTATTACAACAAACAAGTAGTAGTACACtttataattcaacaacaagtTTAACAAAATCACCAAACGTAAATGGTGTACGTTCAGCAACATTACCAAGAAATGCATATTTACCAACAACAAATGGAAAATTACAACTACAaataacaacatcatcatcaacaatagcAACGAtaccagcaacaacagcaacaacaactacagcaacaacaaatgatgataattatcatcCAATTGAATCACCAGCATTTGTATCACGTTCACCAACACCAATTTCACGTCAACAAAATCGTTCAGCATTGACTAACaatcgtaataataataacaataatattacaaataataacaatagtaatacttataaattaacaacaagtGCAAGTTTAGctaatgttaataattgtcgtgaacaaaattatcaaacaacAAGTCCATTACGTTCAGAAAGTCATAGTAATTTAAAAgattcaaattataatattaataaattaaatcattgtaataattatgatacaaCAATTATTGGACAAAATAATCGTAAATtaataagtaataataatcatttaaatgatgataattatttaccaaCAACAAATTTTAGTATAATACGTAGTGGTAGTAAAAATCATTGCAACaaagatgataatttaaatcagcacaattataataataatataacaaaaacaacagtTAATGCTAATccaataaatacaacaaatttaacattatcaataaatcatcataatcaacaaggacaacaacaacaacaaataaataataattataataatttaaaaataaatagtaataataataatacaacaacaacaacaaatggtAATCTTGATGAAATATCAGATTTATTAAGATATGCTGATGATGAAGTATCtgaaataaaatcacaaaaagGTTCACAAATATCAATATCACAATTAAGTAATGTTGCATCATCTGGTTATCAAAGTTTTGCAACATATAGCCAAAGTTCAAGTCCTGttgatttaacaaataatggtaatcaacatattattaatacagCACCACTTGCATTTGCAAATCCAGTATATCATatggataataataacaacaataataataatattaataacaacaataatagcaacaataataacaatagtaaTGGTGTTATTAGTGGTAGACGTGGTAGTACAAGCTCAGATGAAAATCGTGATGTTAATAATACTATTGGAGGTGGTGGTATTGAAGTTATAAGAGGTGTTGATCTTAGTCCATCACCAACatcaatacaaaataatattagaaataataataataataataataataatcaacgtAATGGTGGACAAAATCAATGGagacaacaacaaaatttaacagatcaacagcagcaacagcagcaacaacaacaacaacagcaaagaataattaatgaacaaaatcaaaattcaacatttactAAATTACGAAGAAGATTGTCACTTGATTCAACAAGAGATTTATCTGATACAAGTGATGATGAATCATGTACAAcaagaagaaataaatcaCGTAATCATCGAACAATTGAtcag TATGAAGTCGAAATCGAAAGATTACAAAATAGTGTGGATAGACTACGTGCACGTTTGGGTGCACCAGATGATGGAGATATTAATGGAAATGCACCAGATACTAAAATGAAGAATATAATCACcag GTTGATATCTGTGGAGGAGGAATTGCGAAGAGAACAACAAAAAATGTCGGCAGCATTGTCGTACAAACAGCGCGTGATAGATGCACAGGAACAACAGATTGCAGCATTGGATGCTGCAAATACACGTCTAATGTCATCAAACACAAGACTATTGTCTGCTTTGAGCATACTAAAGCAACAGTACACCACACAgccaaataataacaatgattctTCTACATTGTTACAAAATATTGCTGATATTGGTGAACTTAAAAGTtcatcctgttaa